In Belonocnema kinseyi isolate 2016_QV_RU_SX_M_011 chromosome 4, B_treatae_v1, whole genome shotgun sequence, a single window of DNA contains:
- the LOC117171997 gene encoding uncharacterized protein LOC117171997, which produces MSPILRALLLLFMFYFNEIETTDLEKKRKIDDPSSSKEGEVKIALDSTDKPKQKTYRFGRSPAQFQHNIDRTGNNAYSLFLGHYSRRPLPPPEVGGEAYLLFEEMVNHRPESSRTNSKGISKNVNRHSNPGSSNQQPHTLRAIKTENSDHVYETHEIPVREVSSKHQDLQRHHSNIKNSSGSEAVNRNNLKPGNPNEDQTGGSGEAIESKRFV; this is translated from the exons atgagtcCCATTTTACGTGCTCTTCTTCTATTATTCATGTTTTACTTTAATGAAATTG AAACAACAGATTTGGAGAAAAAACGCAAGATCGATGATCCATCTTCTTCGAAGGAAGGTGAAGTAAAAATCGCTCTCGATAGCACCGATAAACCTAAACAGAAAACGTATCGTTTTGGCAGATCACCGGCTCAGTTTCAACACAACATTGATCGAACAGGAAACAATGCTTACAGTTTGTTTCTTGGACATTATAGCCGACGTCCTCTACCTCCACCTGAAGTAGGGGGAGAAGCTTATCTTTTGTTCGAAGAAATGGTAAACCACCGGCCTGAATCTTCACGCACTAATTCGAAAGgtatatcaaaaaatgtaaatcgcCATTCGAATCCAGGATCTTCTAACCAACAACCTCATACTTTACGAGCAATAAAAACTGAGAATTCTGATCATGTTTATGAAACTCATGAAATTCCTGTCAGAGAGGTTTCTTCTAAACATCAAGATCTCCAGAGACATCActcgaatattaaaaattcctcaggATCAGAGGCGGTtaatcgaaataatttaaaaccaggCAATCCAAATGAAGACCAAACTGGTGGTTCTGGAGAGGCTATCGAAAGtaaacgttttgtttaa